A genomic stretch from Sinorhizobium terangae includes:
- a CDS encoding DUF952 domain-containing protein gives MNAIIYKIVPALLWQEARRAGQFTGAPVDLADGFIHFSTGDQVVETAARHFEGQDGLLLIAIDGAALGDKLVYEPSRGGALFPHLYGPLPLDAVIWEKPLPLGADGLHVFPELLP, from the coding sequence ATGAACGCCATTATATACAAGATCGTTCCGGCACTTCTATGGCAGGAGGCGCGGCGGGCAGGACAGTTCACGGGGGCTCCCGTCGACCTCGCCGATGGCTTCATCCATTTCTCGACCGGGGACCAGGTCGTCGAAACGGCCGCAAGGCACTTCGAAGGACAGGACGGGCTGCTGCTCATCGCCATCGACGGCGCCGCTCTAGGCGACAAGCTCGTCTACGAACCTTCGCGTGGCGGCGCGCTGTTTCCGCATCTTTACGGGCCGCTCCCGCTCGATGCGGTGATCTGGGAGAAGCCGCTGCCGTTGGGTGCCGACGGTCTCCACGTCTTTCCTGAGCTTCTACCATGA